Proteins encoded within one genomic window of Setaria italica strain Yugu1 chromosome IV, Setaria_italica_v2.0, whole genome shotgun sequence:
- the LOC101771479 gene encoding transmembrane 9 superfamily member 7, whose translation MATPGRGLRPRHLLIFLAAAVLYAASSPAGAFYLPGVAPRDFQKDDELQVKVNKLSSIKTQLPYDYYFLDYCKPQAIKNSAENLGEVLRGDRIENSVYNFKMRRDESCKVVCRRKLSQEAAKNFKEKIDDEYRVNMILDNLPVVVPRQTREGSQTPSFEHGYRVGYKLKDDKYYINNHLSFKVLYHEDQTSPDARIVGFHVIPSSIKHEYGTWDDNNPTAQTCNANIKITPGSHTPQEVAPDAYVVFSYDVTFEASEIIWASRWDVYLLSSDSQIHWFSIVNSLMIVLFLSGMVAMIMMRTLYKDIANYNQLDNQDEAQEETGWKLVHGDVFRPPVHSGLLCVYVGTGVQFFGMTLVTMMFALLGFLSPANRGGLMTAMVLLWVFMGVLAGYTSSRLYKMFKGTEWKKITLKTAFMFPGIIFALFFFLNALIWGEKSSGAVPFGTMFALFLLWFGISVPLVFVGSFLGFKQPAIEDPVKTNKIPRQIPEQAWYLQPAFAILAGGILPFGAVFIELFFILTSIWLNQFYYIFGFLFIVFIILIVTCAEITIVLCYFQLCSEDYHWWWRAYLTAGSSALYLFAYAIFYFFNKLEITKLVSGILYFGYMLIISYAFFVLTGTIGFYACFWFVRKIYASVKID comes from the exons ATGGCGACCCCCGGCCGCGGCCTGCGCCCCCGCcacctcctcatcttcctcgccgccgccgtgctctacgccgcctcctcccccgccggcgCCTTCTACCTCCCCGGCGTCGCCCCCCGCGACTTCCAGAAG GATGATGAGCTTCAGGTGAAAGTCAACAAGCTGTCATCCATAAAGACACAGCTCCCATATGACTACTATTTCCTGGACTACTGCAAACCTCAAGCGATTAAGAACAGTGCCGAGAACTTGGGTGAAGTCCTTCGTGGGGACCGCATTGAAAATTCTGTCTATAAT TTCAAGATGAGGAGGGATGAGAGTTGCAAGGTTGTTTGTCGAAGGAAGCTTTCTCAAGAAGCTGCGAagaatttcaaagaaaaaatcgATGATGAATACCGAGTGAACAT GATTCTAGATAATCTCCCAGTTGTGGTACCTAGACAGACACGGGAAGGAAGCCAAACACCAAGCTTTGAGCATGGTTATCGAGTTGGTTATAAG CTCAAGGATGACAAGTATTATATCAACAACCACTTGAGTTTTAAAGTTTTGTACCATGAAGACCAAACTTCTCCAGACGCTCGCATTGTTGGCTTCCATGTGATTCCTAGCAG CATCAAGCATGAATACGGTACCTGGGATGACAATAATCCCACAGCGCAAACTTGCAATGCTAACATTAAGATTACACCTGGTAGTCACACTCCTCAAGAGGTGGCTCCTGATGCATATGTAGTATTCTCTTATGATGTTACCTTTGAG GCAAGTGAGATCATATGGGCATCTCGCTGGGATGTCTACCTTCTTTCTAGCGATAGCCAAATCCATTGGTTCTCAATTGTTAACTCATTGATGATTGTCCTATTCCTTTCTGGTATGGTGGCCATGATCATGATGAGAACTCTTTACAAGGACATAGCAAACTATAATCAGCTTGACAATCAGGATGAGGCCCAGGAAGAAACTGGATGGAAGTTAGTGCATGGTGATGTATTCCGGCCTCCTGTCCACTCAGGCCTCCTTTGTGTTTACGTTGGTACTGGCGTGCAGTTCTTTGGGATGACACTAGTAACCATGATGTTTGCGCTACTTGGATTCTTATCACCAGCAAACCGCGGAGGACTCATGACTGCTATGGTCCTTTTGTGGGTGTTCATGGGTGTACTGGCAGGATACACCTCGTCTCGCCTGTACAAGATGTTCAAAGGCACTGAGTGGAAGAAGATCACCCTCAAAACTGCCTTCATGTTTCCTGGAATTATCTTTGcgctcttcttctttttgaatGCCCTCATCTGGGGTGAGAAATCATCTGGCGCAGTTCCTTTTGGAACAATGTTTGCTTTGTTCCTCCTATGGTTTGGCATCTCTGTGCCGCTGGTCTTTGTTGGAAGTTTCTTGGGATTCAAGCAGCCAGCCATTGAGGACCCAGTGAAGACAAACAAGATTCCCAGGCAAATTCCCGAGCAAGCATGGTACCTGCAGCCAGCTTTTGCTATACTTGCTGGTGGCATATTGCCATTTGGGGCTGTCTTTATTGAGCTCTTCTTCATCCTGACATCCATCTGGCTGAACCAGTTCTACTACATCTTTGGCTTCCTCTTCATagtcttcatcatcctcattgTGACCTGTGCTGAGATCACGATTGTGCTATGCTACTTCCAGCTATGCAGTGAGGATTACCACTGGTGGTGGAGGGCATACCTGACTGCAGGCTCATCAGCACTCTATCTGTTTGCTTATGCTATCTTCTACTTCTTCAACAAGTTGGAGATCACGAAGCTTGTCTCAGGCATCCTGTACTTTGGTTACATGCTGATCATCTCTTATGCCTTCTTTGTGCTGACTGGTACCATTGGCTTCTATGCCTGCTTCTGGTTCGTGAGGAAGATATATGCTTCTGTGAAGATTGACTGA